A single genomic interval of Amycolatopsis albispora harbors:
- a CDS encoding SRPBCC family protein yields the protein MRLDHRFTVPAPVDEVWRAVLDPERVAPCMPGATLTEVDGDAFRGTVKVKLGPISLTYQGKGEFLEKDEAARKVVIKASGKDARGAGTAAATVTVTLHEEDGATVGEVATDLKVTGRPAQFGRGMIAEVGGKILDSFASCLATKLGNSAETSAAQPAEASAQSTGAGQSSDAGQASPAGQSSGAAQSPPAGQSRPAGQSRPAAQSPPAAKPAEPAQPQQSHQEQSHQDQSQQDQPRQRPKLRAVEPPAEVEPIDLVDYAGASVAKRLIPVAIGVAVLAALVVVIRALKR from the coding sequence GTGCGACTAGACCACCGGTTCACCGTGCCAGCCCCGGTCGACGAGGTGTGGCGGGCGGTGCTCGACCCCGAACGGGTGGCGCCGTGCATGCCCGGCGCCACCCTGACCGAGGTCGACGGGGACGCGTTCCGCGGCACGGTCAAGGTCAAGCTGGGGCCGATCTCCCTGACCTACCAGGGCAAGGGCGAATTCCTGGAGAAGGACGAAGCGGCGCGGAAGGTGGTCATCAAGGCCTCGGGCAAGGACGCCCGCGGCGCCGGCACCGCGGCGGCCACGGTCACCGTCACCCTGCACGAGGAGGACGGTGCCACGGTGGGTGAGGTGGCCACCGACCTGAAGGTGACCGGACGCCCCGCGCAGTTCGGCCGCGGCATGATCGCGGAGGTCGGCGGCAAGATCCTGGACTCGTTCGCCAGTTGCCTGGCTACGAAACTAGGCAACTCGGCTGAGACCTCCGCCGCCCAGCCCGCCGAGGCCTCCGCCCAGTCGACCGGCGCCGGGCAATCGAGCGACGCCGGGCAAGCCTCACCAGCCGGGCAATCGAGCGGCGCCGCGCAATCCCCGCCAGCCGGGCAATCCCGGCCAGCCGGGCAATCCCGGCCAGCCGCGCAATCCCCGCCAGCCGCCAAACCCGCGGAACCGGCCCAGCCCCAACAGTCCCACCAAGAGCAGTCCCACCAAGACCAGTCCCAACAAGACCAGCCCCGCCAACGTCCCAAACTGCGGGCCGTCGAACCTCCCGCCGAGGTCGAGCCCATCGATCTCGTCGACTACGCGGGCGCCTCGGTGGCGAAGCGGCTCATCCCGGTGGCCATCGGGGTGGCCGTCCTCGCCGCGCTGGTGGTGGTCATCCGGGCGCTCAAGCGTTAG
- a CDS encoding (2Fe-2S)-binding protein: MRITVNVDGTSYTDEVEPRQLLVHYLRERLGKVGTVVGCDTSNCGACTVHLDGHSVKSCSVLAVQADGCEVTTIEGIARDGKLHPVQQAFHDNHALQCGFCTPGMIMQSIDLLADNPDPDEQAVREGIEGNLCRCTGYQNIVRAVRDAAHHMRPGAGPEAERVEDGSGLRAPSSIGGGE, encoded by the coding sequence ATGCGAATCACCGTCAACGTCGACGGAACCAGCTACACCGACGAGGTCGAGCCACGCCAGCTGCTCGTGCACTACCTCCGAGAACGGCTGGGCAAGGTCGGCACCGTAGTCGGCTGCGACACCAGCAACTGCGGGGCGTGCACCGTGCACCTCGACGGCCACAGCGTGAAGTCCTGCTCGGTGCTGGCCGTGCAGGCCGACGGCTGCGAGGTCACCACGATCGAGGGCATCGCCCGCGACGGCAAGCTGCACCCGGTGCAGCAGGCCTTCCACGACAACCACGCGCTCCAGTGCGGCTTCTGCACCCCCGGCATGATCATGCAGTCGATCGACCTGCTGGCCGACAACCCCGATCCCGACGAGCAGGCGGTGCGCGAGGGCATCGAGGGCAACCTGTGCCGCTGCACCGGCTACCAGAACATCGTGCGTGCCGTGCGCGACGCCGCCCACCACATGCGCCCCGGCGCCGGTCCCGAGGCCGAGCGCGTCGAGGACGGCAGCGGCCTCCGCGCGCCGAGCAGCATCGGCGGGGGTGAGTGA
- the zwf gene encoding glucose-6-phosphate dehydrogenase, with protein MTESAAPQALFAPSEKMVPHVFVIFGATGDLARRKLFPGLFRLMRSGLLPEQFRIIGSGRNSPGTDEEFRYKLAKAVFKFSGSARFDDHVWEEFAQRITFQTSSKDDGEALAAAVDAAMAELGPDTRKLLYLSVPPDSMEPMVKMLGATGLAEDARVVLEKPFGRDLESSRSLNTALHQVFAEEQLFRIDHFLGKEAVQNILALRFANGFFEPVWNRHHISYVQIDVPESIGIEGRAGFMESTGTFRDMISTHLFQLLGFLALEPPVHVDAESLRVEKRKLFQAVRALDPDRVVFGQYEGYRDEPGVAGESEVETFVAAEVWVDNWRWKGVPFLLRTGKAMEQSRRTITLGFVEPPLKMFDSANGFDSQPNELVFELTEDSTVTLELRAKRPGPALKLDHAKLHMRFSEAFADAEPLEAYERLLLDVLRDDQTLFTSAEEVERLWELCDPVLRQPPKVHSYEQGSWGPAQAMELAGERGWRVPEKS; from the coding sequence ATGACTGAGTCAGCCGCGCCCCAGGCCCTGTTCGCCCCGAGCGAAAAGATGGTGCCCCATGTCTTCGTGATCTTCGGCGCCACCGGGGATCTCGCCCGCCGGAAGCTCTTCCCGGGGCTGTTCCGGCTGATGCGCTCCGGGCTGCTGCCCGAGCAGTTCCGCATCATCGGCTCCGGGCGCAACTCGCCCGGCACCGACGAGGAGTTCCGCTACAAGCTGGCCAAGGCCGTGTTCAAGTTCTCCGGTTCCGCGCGCTTCGACGACCACGTGTGGGAGGAGTTCGCGCAGCGCATCACCTTCCAGACCTCGTCGAAGGACGACGGTGAGGCGCTCGCCGCCGCGGTCGACGCGGCGATGGCCGAACTCGGCCCGGACACCCGCAAGCTGCTCTACCTGTCGGTGCCGCCGGACTCGATGGAGCCGATGGTCAAGATGCTCGGCGCCACCGGTCTCGCCGAGGACGCGCGGGTGGTGCTGGAGAAGCCGTTCGGCCGCGACCTGGAGTCCTCGCGCAGCCTGAACACCGCGCTGCACCAGGTCTTCGCCGAGGAGCAGCTGTTCCGCATCGACCACTTCCTCGGCAAGGAGGCGGTGCAGAACATCCTGGCGCTGCGGTTCGCCAACGGCTTTTTCGAGCCGGTGTGGAACCGCCACCACATCAGCTACGTGCAGATCGACGTGCCCGAATCGATCGGCATCGAGGGCCGGGCCGGCTTCATGGAGTCGACCGGCACCTTCCGCGACATGATCTCCACGCACCTGTTCCAGCTGCTCGGCTTCCTGGCGCTGGAGCCGCCGGTGCACGTGGACGCCGAATCGCTGCGGGTGGAAAAGCGCAAGCTGTTCCAGGCGGTCCGCGCGCTGGACCCGGACCGCGTGGTGTTCGGCCAGTACGAGGGCTACCGCGACGAGCCGGGCGTGGCCGGCGAGTCCGAAGTGGAGACCTTCGTCGCGGCCGAGGTGTGGGTGGACAACTGGCGCTGGAAGGGCGTGCCGTTCCTGCTGCGCACCGGGAAGGCGATGGAGCAGAGCAGGCGCACCATCACGCTCGGCTTCGTCGAGCCGCCGCTGAAGATGTTCGACTCGGCCAACGGGTTCGACAGCCAGCCCAACGAGCTGGTCTTCGAGCTGACCGAGGATTCGACGGTGACCCTGGAGCTGCGCGCGAAGCGGCCGGGGCCGGCGTTGAAGCTGGACCACGCGAAGCTGCACATGCGGTTCTCCGAGGCCTTCGCCGACGCCGAGCCGCTGGAGGCCTACGAGCGCCTGCTGCTCGACGTGCTGCGCGACGACCAGACGCTGTTCACCAGCGCGGAAGAGGTCGAGCGGCTCTGGGAGCTGTGCGACCCGGTGCTGCGGCAGCCGCCGAAGGTGCACTCGTACGAGCAGGGCTCGTGGGGTCCGGCGCAGGCGATGGAACTCGCGGGCGAGCGCGGCTGGCGGGTGCCCGAGAAGTCCTGA
- a CDS encoding vWA domain-containing protein, with protein sequence MDTPLPGFAGFATALRAAGLPAAPQRLHAFLGAVEHIELAEREQLYWAGRLTLCADPDDLPRYDRAFASWFGEEPPPGPRRGQPVPRRSKVALMAESPPEGQAESENDPLRVSASAEEVLRHRDLGELSAAEREHLRELFATLSPVFPTRRSARRRPSRRGELDPGRTLRAMMASGEPVHLARRRRAEQPRRVVLLIDVSGSMSPYADALLRFAHVLVRRAPRAVEVFTMGTRLTRVSRQLRQRDPEQAMLAAGHAVPDFAGGTRLGETLRLFLARWGRRGLARRAVVVIFSDGWERGDTTLLGAQLAALRRLAHLVLWTNPHAGRAGYAPVQSGIVAALPHLDGLLAGHSFDTLNRLLTEMREQRDA encoded by the coding sequence ATGGACACCCCGCTCCCCGGGTTCGCCGGGTTCGCCACCGCGTTGCGCGCGGCCGGGCTGCCCGCCGCCCCGCAGCGGCTGCACGCCTTCCTCGGCGCGGTGGAGCACATCGAGCTGGCTGAGCGCGAGCAACTGTACTGGGCGGGCCGCCTGACCCTGTGCGCTGACCCCGACGACCTGCCGCGGTACGACCGTGCGTTCGCGTCGTGGTTCGGCGAGGAACCGCCGCCCGGCCCGCGCCGCGGCCAGCCGGTCCCGCGCCGGAGCAAGGTGGCGCTGATGGCCGAGTCGCCGCCGGAAGGCCAGGCCGAGAGCGAGAACGACCCGCTGCGCGTGTCGGCCAGCGCCGAAGAGGTGCTCCGCCACCGCGACCTCGGTGAACTGTCCGCGGCCGAGCGCGAGCACCTGCGTGAGCTGTTCGCCACGCTGAGCCCGGTGTTCCCGACGCGCCGCTCGGCCCGCCGGCGCCCGTCGCGGCGCGGTGAGCTGGACCCGGGGCGGACGCTGCGGGCGATGATGGCCAGCGGTGAGCCGGTCCACCTCGCCCGGCGCCGCCGCGCCGAGCAGCCGCGCCGGGTGGTGCTGCTGATCGACGTGTCCGGCTCGATGAGCCCGTACGCGGACGCCCTGCTGCGGTTCGCGCACGTGCTGGTCAGGCGGGCGCCACGCGCGGTCGAGGTGTTCACCATGGGCACCCGGCTCACCCGCGTGTCCAGGCAGCTGCGCCAGCGCGACCCCGAGCAGGCGATGCTCGCCGCCGGGCACGCGGTCCCGGATTTCGCCGGCGGCACCCGGCTGGGCGAGACGCTGCGGCTGTTCCTCGCCAGGTGGGGGCGCCGCGGGCTGGCCAGGCGCGCGGTGGTGGTGATCTTCTCCGACGGCTGGGAACGCGGCGACACCACGCTGCTGGGCGCACAACTGGCGGCCCTTCGCCGCCTCGCGCATTTGGTGCTTTGGACGAATCCCCACGCCGGGCGGGCGGGTTACGCTCCGGTCCAGTCCGGGATTGTGGCGGCGCTGCCGCACCTGGACGGGCTGCTCGCCGGGCACAGCTTCGACACCCTGAACCGACTGCTCACGGAAATGCGAGAACAACGCGATGCGTGA
- a CDS encoding FAD binding domain-containing protein, whose amino-acid sequence MIPAAFDYVAPSTVDDAVRALADAGEDAKVLGGGQSLLPVLRMRLATPTKLIDLGRIPELRGVREDGDALVIGSMTTHYELQRDPLIDAHAALLARATDTVADPQVRHRGTFGGSLAHADPAGDLLAPVLAMDAELVVSGMDGKRTVPAAEFFVDLFTTALRPGEILVEVRVPKHTGWQAHYEKFNRVAQAWSMVAVAAAVRTDGGTIAEARVGLTNMGSVPIRARAVESALVGQPATADAVRAAAEHAADGTSPAADGNADVEYRQHLAKVLTGRALTAALSS is encoded by the coding sequence GTGATCCCGGCGGCTTTCGACTACGTCGCTCCGTCCACAGTGGACGACGCGGTGCGCGCGCTGGCGGACGCCGGCGAGGACGCGAAGGTGCTCGGCGGCGGGCAGAGCCTGCTGCCGGTGCTCCGGATGCGGCTGGCCACGCCGACCAAGCTGATCGACCTCGGCCGGATCCCCGAGCTGCGGGGCGTTCGCGAGGACGGTGACGCGCTGGTGATCGGGTCGATGACCACGCACTACGAGCTCCAGCGGGACCCGTTGATCGACGCGCACGCGGCCCTGCTGGCCAGGGCGACCGACACGGTGGCCGATCCGCAGGTGCGCCACCGCGGCACCTTCGGCGGTTCGCTGGCGCACGCCGATCCGGCCGGTGACCTGCTGGCGCCGGTGCTGGCCATGGACGCCGAGCTGGTGGTGTCCGGAATGGACGGCAAGCGGACGGTGCCGGCGGCGGAGTTCTTCGTCGACCTGTTCACCACCGCGCTGCGGCCCGGCGAGATCCTGGTCGAGGTGCGGGTGCCCAAGCACACCGGCTGGCAGGCGCACTACGAGAAGTTCAACCGGGTGGCGCAGGCGTGGTCGATGGTGGCGGTGGCCGCCGCGGTCCGCACCGACGGCGGCACCATCGCCGAGGCCAGGGTCGGGCTGACGAACATGGGCTCGGTGCCGATCCGGGCGCGGGCGGTGGAGTCGGCGCTGGTCGGGCAGCCCGCCACGGCCGACGCCGTGCGCGCGGCCGCCGAACACGCCGCGGACGGCACCTCGCCGGCGGCGGACGGCAACGCCGATGTGGAATACCGTCAGCACCTGGCGAAGGTGCTGACCGGGCGCGCGCTGACCGCCGCGCTGAGTTCGTAG
- a CDS encoding xanthine dehydrogenase family protein molybdopterin-binding subunit, whose amino-acid sequence MTSTIEPEVGRSRLRKEDERLITGRTRWTDNLTLPGMLHLAVLRSPFAHARITSIDVSEAKTKPGVVDVFTGADFADEQGSLPCAWPITEDQKAPDAPALAVDTVNFAGEAVAVVVARSDYEAHDALEAIEVDYEDLPVVLDMEEAIKDGADLVHSALSTNTSATWIFDSSEAGTGGEVEAAIADSEVVITRKFRQQRLIPAFMEPRSVVVDPTGGQFTMWSATQIPHILRLMLAMTLGVPEHKVRVIAPDVGGGFGGKLQVTPEEVIAFLAARRLGRPVKFTESRSESLLSAHHGRDQIQHLTLSAKRDGTITGLKVELLADMGAYLRLVSPGVPILGAFMFNSIYKIPAYRFVCTNVFTNKVPTDAYRGAGRPEATFAIERMMDELAAELGVDPLELREKNWIKHEEFPYTTVAGLTYDSGDYEAATAKAKELFDYDGLRHEQAERRERKDPVQLGIGISTFTEMCGLAPSRVLGSLSYGAGGWEHAAVRMLPTGKVEVVTGSSPHGQGHETAWSQIIADQLGVPFEDIEVLHGDTQSSHKGMDTYGSRSLTVGAIAAVKAAEKVVTKARPIAAHMLECAEDDLEFAGGKFTVRGTESSTTIQDVALAVFAAHDLPDGVEPSLDSEATFDPENFSFPHGTHLCATEVDTETGRVTVRSYVCVDDIGKVINPMIVEGQVHGGLAQGIAQALFEEAVHDEGGTLTTGTFADYLLPSAADLPSFTTDRTETPSTSNPLGVKGVGEAGTIASTPAVVNAVVDALRPYGVHDVEMPMTPMRVWQAIRTGQADAGGVGAESGGGLGSIDASSGGAQ is encoded by the coding sequence ATGACCTCCACGATCGAGCCGGAGGTAGGCCGGTCCAGGCTGCGCAAGGAGGACGAGCGCCTGATCACCGGGCGCACCCGCTGGACGGACAACCTGACCCTGCCCGGCATGCTGCACCTGGCCGTGCTGCGCAGCCCGTTCGCGCACGCCAGGATCACCTCGATCGACGTCAGCGAGGCGAAGACCAAGCCGGGTGTGGTCGACGTGTTCACCGGCGCCGACTTCGCCGACGAGCAGGGCAGCCTGCCGTGTGCCTGGCCGATCACCGAGGACCAGAAGGCGCCCGACGCGCCCGCGCTGGCGGTGGACACGGTCAACTTCGCCGGTGAGGCGGTGGCCGTGGTGGTCGCCCGCAGCGACTACGAAGCACACGACGCGCTGGAGGCCATCGAGGTCGACTACGAGGACCTGCCGGTGGTGCTGGACATGGAGGAGGCCATCAAGGACGGGGCCGACCTCGTCCACTCCGCACTGTCCACGAACACCAGTGCCACCTGGATCTTCGACTCTTCCGAGGCGGGCACCGGCGGTGAGGTCGAGGCCGCCATCGCCGACAGCGAAGTGGTGATCACCCGCAAGTTCCGCCAGCAGCGGCTGATCCCGGCGTTCATGGAGCCGCGCTCGGTGGTGGTCGACCCGACCGGCGGGCAGTTCACCATGTGGTCGGCCACCCAGATCCCGCACATCCTGCGGCTGATGCTGGCCATGACGCTCGGCGTGCCGGAGCACAAGGTGCGCGTGATCGCGCCGGACGTCGGCGGCGGGTTCGGCGGCAAGCTGCAGGTCACGCCCGAAGAGGTGATCGCGTTCCTGGCCGCGCGGCGGCTCGGCCGCCCGGTGAAGTTCACCGAGTCGCGGTCGGAGTCGCTGCTGAGCGCGCACCACGGCCGCGACCAGATCCAGCACCTGACGCTGTCCGCCAAGCGCGACGGCACGATCACCGGGCTCAAGGTGGAGCTGCTCGCCGACATGGGCGCCTACCTGCGGCTGGTCAGCCCCGGTGTGCCGATCCTCGGCGCGTTCATGTTCAACTCCATCTACAAGATCCCGGCCTACCGGTTCGTCTGCACCAACGTGTTCACCAACAAGGTGCCGACCGACGCCTACCGCGGCGCCGGCCGTCCCGAGGCCACCTTCGCCATCGAGCGGATGATGGACGAGCTGGCCGCCGAACTGGGCGTGGACCCGCTGGAGCTGCGGGAGAAGAACTGGATCAAGCACGAGGAGTTCCCGTACACCACGGTCGCCGGGCTGACCTACGACTCCGGTGACTACGAGGCCGCGACGGCGAAGGCGAAGGAGCTGTTCGACTACGACGGGCTCCGCCACGAGCAGGCAGAACGCCGTGAGCGCAAGGACCCGGTGCAGCTGGGCATCGGCATCTCGACCTTCACCGAGATGTGCGGGCTGGCGCCGTCGCGCGTGCTCGGCTCGCTGTCCTACGGCGCGGGCGGCTGGGAGCACGCCGCGGTGCGGATGCTGCCCACCGGCAAGGTCGAGGTGGTCACCGGCTCCTCGCCGCACGGCCAGGGCCACGAGACGGCGTGGAGCCAGATCATCGCCGACCAGCTCGGGGTGCCGTTCGAGGACATCGAGGTGCTGCACGGCGACACCCAGTCCTCGCACAAGGGCATGGACACCTACGGTTCGCGCTCGCTGACCGTCGGCGCGATCGCCGCGGTCAAGGCGGCGGAGAAGGTGGTGACCAAGGCCCGGCCGATCGCCGCGCACATGCTCGAATGCGCGGAGGACGACCTGGAGTTCGCCGGCGGCAAGTTCACCGTCCGGGGCACCGAGTCCTCGACCACCATCCAGGACGTGGCGCTCGCCGTGTTCGCCGCCCACGACCTGCCCGACGGGGTGGAGCCGTCGCTGGATTCGGAGGCCACCTTCGATCCGGAGAACTTCTCCTTCCCGCACGGCACGCACCTGTGCGCGACCGAAGTGGACACCGAGACCGGCCGGGTCACCGTGCGGTCCTACGTCTGCGTGGACGACATCGGCAAGGTGATCAACCCGATGATCGTCGAGGGCCAGGTGCACGGCGGGCTCGCGCAGGGCATCGCGCAGGCGTTGTTCGAGGAGGCGGTGCACGACGAAGGCGGCACGCTGACCACCGGCACCTTCGCCGACTACCTGCTGCCGTCGGCGGCGGACCTGCCCTCGTTCACCACCGACCGCACGGAAACCCCGTCCACCTCGAACCCGCTGGGCGTCAAGGGAGTCGGGGAGGCGGGCACCATCGCCTCCACCCCGGCGGTGGTCAACGCGGTGGTCGACGCGCTGCGGCCGTACGGCGTGCACGACGTGGAGATGCCGATGACCCCGATGCGGGTGTGGCAGGCGATCCGCACCGGGCAGGCCGACGCGGGCGGCGTCGGCGCGGAGTCCGGCGGCGGGCTCGGTTCGATCGACGCGTCTTCTGGAGGTGCCCAGTGA
- a CDS encoding IS30 family transposase produces the protein MGVVMVLGRDVRVRFWGLVRAGWAVRPAAGLAGVSHETGRRWFAQAGGVIGNAPCALGGRYLSLAEREEISRGLCAGWSLRRIARGLGRAASTVSREVARHGGPVAYRAVVADSAARVRARRPKPVKLAVDARLRAWVQTRLEKRWSPGQIAAARKLAFADQPERWVSHETIYQAIYVQSRGALRRELAACLRTGRALRRPRGQARRHLPPRLPGPIPISARPAEAADRAVPGHWEGDLILGAGNSSAIGTLVERSTRFVLLLHLPHGHTAEHVRDAMIATITTLPAQLRRSLTWDRGNEMARHAEITLATDMAIYFCDPHSPWQRGTNENTNGLLRQYFPKGTDLTRHTADDLAAVAAELNERPRHTLGWLTPAQSLNRVLSGQSPVATTA, from the coding sequence ATGGGAGTTGTGATGGTGCTGGGTCGTGATGTTCGGGTGCGGTTTTGGGGGTTGGTGCGGGCGGGGTGGGCGGTGCGGCCGGCGGCGGGGTTGGCGGGTGTGTCGCATGAGACGGGGCGGCGGTGGTTCGCGCAGGCTGGTGGGGTGATCGGGAACGCGCCGTGTGCGCTGGGCGGGCGGTATTTGTCGTTGGCTGAGCGGGAGGAGATCTCGCGGGGGTTGTGTGCGGGGTGGTCGTTGCGCAGGATCGCTCGGGGGCTGGGGCGGGCGGCGTCGACGGTGAGCCGGGAGGTGGCTCGTCATGGTGGGCCGGTGGCGTATCGGGCGGTGGTTGCCGACAGCGCGGCGCGGGTGCGGGCGCGGCGTCCGAAACCGGTGAAGCTGGCTGTTGACGCCCGGCTGCGGGCGTGGGTGCAGACTCGGCTGGAGAAGCGGTGGTCGCCCGGGCAGATCGCGGCCGCGCGCAAGCTCGCTTTTGCCGATCAGCCGGAGCGTTGGGTGTCGCACGAGACGATCTACCAGGCCATTTACGTCCAGAGCCGGGGCGCGTTACGGCGTGAGCTGGCCGCGTGCCTGCGGACCGGGCGGGCGCTGCGCCGTCCCCGCGGCCAGGCCCGCCGCCACCTGCCGCCCCGGCTGCCCGGCCCGATCCCGATCTCGGCGCGCCCGGCCGAGGCCGCCGACCGCGCGGTGCCCGGGCACTGGGAAGGCGATCTGATCCTCGGCGCCGGCAACAGCTCCGCGATCGGGACGCTGGTGGAGCGGTCCACCCGGTTCGTGCTGCTGCTGCACCTGCCCCACGGTCACACCGCCGAGCACGTCCGCGACGCGATGATCGCCACCATCACCACCCTGCCCGCCCAGCTGCGACGCTCGCTGACCTGGGACCGCGGCAACGAAATGGCCCGCCACGCCGAGATCACCCTGGCCACCGACATGGCCATCTACTTCTGCGACCCGCACTCACCCTGGCAACGCGGCACCAACGAGAACACCAACGGCCTGCTCCGCCAGTACTTCCCCAAAGGCACCGACCTGACCAGGCACACCGCCGACGACCTCGCCGCCGTCGCCGCCGAACTCAACGAACGCCCCCGCCACACCCTGGGCTGGCTCACCCCAGCCCAATCCCTCAACCGAGTACTGTCCGGACAGTCCCCCGTTGCAACCACCGCTTGA
- a CDS encoding AAA family ATPase, with amino-acid sequence MTVPTDPGELAAALRRTGYLADAGIATAAYLALRMGRPLFCEGEPGTGKTSLAVALGKALNLPLIRLQCHEGIDAAQALYEWDFPRQLLHLRALEAAHREVDEASLYTERFLLARPLLQALKEAPCVLLVDEIDRADDEFEAFLLELLDGNSVSIPEFGEVRAEKPPLVVLTSNRTREVHDALKRRCLYHWLEHPDLAREIDILRHRLPGLDERLAAQVAGAVHRIRRLELLKPPGVAESLDWARALTALDRDVLDAEAAALTLGAVLKYSEDIDRVRAKLDSLLG; translated from the coding sequence GTGACGGTACCGACGGATCCCGGTGAGCTGGCCGCGGCGTTGCGGAGGACCGGCTACCTGGCCGACGCCGGCATCGCGACCGCCGCCTACCTCGCCCTGCGCATGGGGCGCCCGCTCTTCTGCGAGGGCGAGCCCGGCACCGGCAAGACCTCACTCGCCGTCGCGCTGGGGAAGGCGTTGAACCTCCCGCTCATCCGCCTGCAGTGCCACGAGGGCATCGACGCCGCTCAGGCGCTGTACGAGTGGGACTTCCCGCGTCAGCTGCTCCACCTGCGTGCCCTCGAAGCCGCCCATCGTGAGGTCGACGAAGCCTCCCTCTACACCGAGCGCTTCCTGCTCGCGCGCCCGCTGCTCCAGGCGCTGAAGGAAGCGCCGTGTGTGCTGCTCGTAGACGAGATCGACCGCGCCGACGACGAGTTCGAGGCCTTCCTGCTCGAACTGCTCGACGGCAACTCGGTCAGCATCCCGGAGTTCGGCGAGGTCCGGGCCGAGAAGCCGCCGCTGGTGGTGCTCACCTCGAACCGCACGCGCGAGGTGCACGACGCCCTCAAGCGCCGCTGCCTCTACCACTGGCTCGAGCACCCCGACCTGGCCAGGGAGATCGACATCCTCCGGCACCGGCTGCCCGGCCTGGACGAACGGCTCGCCGCCCAGGTCGCCGGGGCCGTGCACCGCATCCGGCGGCTGGAGCTGCTCAAGCCGCCCGGCGTGGCCGAGTCGCTGGACTGGGCCCGCGCGCTGACCGCGCTCGACCGCGACGTGCTCGACGCCGAGGCCGCCGCGCTCACCCTCGGCGCCGTGCTCAAGTACAGCGAGGACATCGACCGCGTCCGCGCCAAACTGGACTCGCTCCTCGGCTGA
- a CDS encoding XdhC family protein, whose protein sequence is MRDVLEELHRRWSAGETVGLGTVVATFSSAPRAPGAAMLVAPDGTVTGSVSGGCVEGAVYELAQQVVEDRTPVLQRYGVSDDDAFSVGLTCGGIIDIYVEPVDRESMPELAELAESVHKGQPVAVATIVEHPDPERLGRRVVVWPQRTAGTLGSSRMDDAVADDARGMLATGRTGMLHYGPDGQRRGEGASVFVNSFEPPPRLLVFGAIDFAAAMARLGAYLGYQVTVCDARPVFATKSRFPDAHEVVVDWPHRYLRAEADAGRIDRRTVVTVLTHDPKFDVPLLEVALRLDVGYVGAMGSRRTHDDRIARLREAGIADEEIARLSSPIGLDLGARTPEETAVSIAAEIIALRWGGKGQRLAELDGRIHG, encoded by the coding sequence ATGCGTGATGTGCTGGAGGAACTCCACCGCCGCTGGTCGGCGGGGGAGACGGTGGGACTGGGCACGGTGGTGGCCACCTTCTCGTCGGCGCCGCGCGCGCCGGGGGCGGCGATGCTGGTCGCCCCGGACGGCACGGTGACCGGCAGCGTGTCCGGCGGCTGCGTCGAGGGCGCGGTCTACGAGCTGGCCCAGCAGGTGGTCGAGGACCGCACGCCGGTGCTCCAGCGCTACGGCGTCAGCGACGACGACGCCTTCTCCGTCGGCCTGACCTGCGGCGGCATCATCGACATCTACGTCGAGCCGGTGGACCGCGAGAGCATGCCGGAGCTGGCCGAGCTGGCCGAATCCGTCCACAAGGGACAGCCGGTCGCGGTGGCCACCATCGTCGAGCACCCGGATCCGGAGCGGCTCGGCAGGCGCGTGGTGGTCTGGCCGCAGCGCACCGCGGGCACGCTCGGCTCGTCCAGGATGGACGACGCGGTGGCCGACGACGCCCGCGGCATGCTGGCCACCGGCCGCACCGGGATGCTGCACTACGGCCCGGACGGGCAGCGGCGTGGTGAGGGCGCCTCGGTGTTCGTGAACTCGTTCGAACCGCCGCCGCGGCTGCTGGTGTTCGGCGCGATCGACTTCGCCGCCGCGATGGCGCGCCTCGGCGCCTACCTGGGCTACCAGGTCACCGTGTGCGACGCGCGGCCGGTTTTCGCCACCAAGAGCCGGTTCCCGGACGCGCACGAGGTGGTGGTCGACTGGCCGCACCGGTACCTGCGTGCCGAGGCCGACGCGGGCCGGATCGACCGGCGCACCGTGGTCACCGTGCTGACGCACGACCCGAAGTTCGACGTGCCGCTGCTGGAGGTGGCGCTGCGGCTGGACGTCGGGTACGTCGGCGCGATGGGCTCGCGGCGCACGCACGACGACCGCATCGCGCGGCTGCGGGAGGCCGGGATCGCCGACGAGGAGATCGCGCGGCTGTCCTCGCCGATCGGGCTCGACCTCGGGGCGCGCACCCCGGAGGAGACCGCGGTGTCGATCGCCGCCGAGATCATCGCCCTGCGCTGGGGCGGCAAGGGCCAGCGGCTCGCCGAACTGGACGGCCGCATCCACGGTTAG